A region of the Canis aureus isolate CA01 chromosome 5, VMU_Caureus_v.1.0, whole genome shotgun sequence genome:
GTTTGCAGAGGACACAGTCGCGGGAAAAAGGAAAGTTACGGCAGGTGTAAACGGGGAACCAGTTTGTTAAGGTGCGTGTGTCGTGCAGACGGGGGAGATCCCCCAGGGACACGGGGACCCAGGACTCGGGCGTCAGGACCGGCTTCAGCTAAAGACAACAGAGaggagggcctgggggagggctgggggggcggtGAACGGAGGGAAGGTCGCCCGGCCGCCCGCGGGGGGTCGTGGCTGTGCCTAGTGGTCCCCCTGCTACGGGGACGGAGCCGCTCTCGCGACACAGACGTTTCCTTTGTGAATAGAAAGTCCCTTTACAAGAGGAGAACTTCTCTGTGTTCAGAGCTTCTCCTGCATCTGCTATTTCTGAAAATATCAGCTCAAAATAACCCTTGCGCCAAAGAGgcactttctgtttattttttaaaagatttttgtttatttgatagagagagcaagcccaggcggggggggggggaggggcgacaggcagagggagagggagaagcaggcgccccccacggccccccacggcccccgaggtgcggagccagatgcagggctcgatcccaggccccccagatcctgacccgagctgaaggcagatgcttagctgaccgacgcccccgggcgcccctgaaGAGGCGGATTTTGGAGTGCGTGTTCCGCTGCCCTTCACGTCCattcatcaaaaacaagaaacaaaattccACTGAGTAAATCTGAAGATCCGATGGGCTTTATTAAATGatctgtggggatccctgggcggctcagcagtttagcgcctgccttcggcccagggcgtgaccccggggacccgggatcaagtcccccatcgggctccctgcatggagcctgcgtctccctctgcctgtgtctctgcttctctccctctctctgtgtctctcatgaacaaacaaaatcttaaaaaaaaaacaaaaatctgtgaattgggcagcatcccatgtACTCCAAAGGGAGTACATCCAGGAGCTCCAAAGGGAGTTGTACACAATGGAGGGTTTTCATaggaagggaggtggggcagggaataataagcaaaagaaaaaaaaaaaaaaaaaaaaggactggggactcctggggggctcagctgctgaatgtctgccttcagctcagggcgtgatcctggggtcccggaatcaagttctgcattcgggctccccgcagggagcctgcttctccctctgcctgtgtctctctctctgcctctctctctctgtgtctctcatttattcattcatgagagacagagacagagagagagacagagagagagacacaggcagagggagcccgacgcgggactcgatcccaggtctccagaatcatgccctgggctgaaggcagcgataaaccgctgagccacctgggctgccctaaaatatttttttaaaaagaaaggattgttCTGGGCAAGAtcaccttctctttttttttttttttttttttttttattttaaatattttttttttaattttttttttatttatttatgatagtcacagagagagagagagagagagagagaggcagagacacaggcagagggggaagcaggctccatgcaccgggagcccgatgtgggattcgatcctgggtctccaggatcgcgccctgggccaaaggcaggcgccaaaccgctgcgccaccaagggatccctttctttttttttttttttttaattttttttttttatttaaggatCACCTTCTCTTAAGGGAAAGAGcacctctccttttttctttttctttggctccCTCCCTTCTtgtatccatccatctatccatccttccatccctccctccctccctccatctttctctctAACCAGCCATCCACCCAGGAAGGTCAGAGCTCAGGTTTGGGTGTCCGGCCACACACCTGTGTCCCAGCTGTGTGATACCGAACCTCTCACATAACTTCTCTGAGCTCTAATGTCCCAACTATATTAAGTGAGGAAATGTCTCCTTCAAAAGGCGGACACCTGTTTTGCACGGGCTACCGCGGGGAAAGCCCTGGGTGCGGGGTGTGGCACAGGGAAGTGATAATTGGATTATAGGGATTGGAGTagtttttttaagtgagaaaattgGATTTAAAAAGATTAACCGTGGGGCCACCCCTGTTGGAAATGTGGGAAGGGGCGGGACTGGCCGGGAGGAGGGAGTCCAGCAGGGAGAACACTGTCTCCTGGTCATTCTGGCAAGTCTTTCGCTTTCCCCGCGGTCAGAGCAGTAGGACCTCCACGGCTCAGGTGTGGTTTCGGCGCCCCTCGCAGGGGCATCAGGTTCGCCGGGGGGAAGGGCCAGGACGGGCCTGAGGccggtgggggcaggggggtgcaGGAGGGAGGCGCGGGCGGCCCGGGGCTGTGCCTGCAGGGGACCAGCTGCTGGAGGGAGAAGGCTGGAGGCCGCAGGGTCAGGGGGAGCGCGGGCCTCTGTGGGCGGCCGTGTGGACCCGGCCCAAGGGCTGTGTGGGGGCCGCCCGCGGCCGCTCCCGCCCGGCGCTCGAGACAGCAGCTCTGCTGCGCGGCCTCGGCCGTCGGCTCGGCCCCGGGAGGGGCTGGTCTCGGCTCCCCGGCTTACGGGGGCGGCCACCGaggcccagggcgctggggggcCGGGCGCTCCCCTCCGGGGGACACGGTGCCGGTGCCGGTGGCCCTGAGCCCGCGTCCCCCGCAGCTCGGCCCTGCCCCAGTCCCGTGGCGCCGCCTAACGGCCGCATCGCCCCCGTGCAAGCCGAGTACGTGCTGGAGGACCGCGTGGCCGTGTCCTGCGACCCCGGGTACGAGCTGCTCCGGGTAAGTGGCGGCTTCTGGGCCAGCGCCGAGCAGCGCGGGCGGCCGAGGGTCTTCATTCCCGGGCTCGGGCCCTGATCCGAAAAGCTTTCCAAAGGCCCGAGTGGAAGCTGCTGATCACCACGGACGCTTCCCTGTGGACGCCGCGCGGCAGCTCGTGGGAGGCGAGGCCGGGGTGCACCTGCTGCGGGCCGCGGGCAACTGCAGGCTGCGAAGTTATAAATAGTGACCTCTGTTCCGGCAGGGGGAGgacaattttgaaaaatgcttAGCATGTTGCTTTAGGGGCGCAGGTGAGAGATTAACGCGTCCTCTTTATGTTCTTCAAAATTGTCACCGAGTCCCAGCGGCAAAAAGTAATAACACGGAAGCGCTGGATAGCGGCCGCTCAGCCCGCCCGCGGAGGGGccaagccacaaaaaaaaaaaaaaaagaaaaaggcacttTCCCGGCCTTGCAGAGTGTCCGGCGCAGGCTCCTTCCCGTAGCCCCTGGGACCGCAAACCTCGTCGGTGTCTGATCTGGGAAAGCCCCGCAGCCCGCTGTCCTGTCCTGTGAGGCAGAAAGGCCCCTCCGCCAAGGCGATGTTTCACGGCCTTTAGAGCAAAGCGTCCCCGTACCCGTGCCCGTGAGCGATGCCAGCAATAAACACGGCGCACCTGTGAAGGCCACCAACGTATTTTTAGTGACTGTCCTCCAGGTAATGGCCAGGGCCTAGAGAAACCCCGGCACTTCTGCTCCCTGTTGGAGGGCGTTGGCCTTCCCCAAACCTCGGCCACCACCGTCGGCACCTTCTGTGAAGAAATGGTGGCAAATGCAGCAGGGTCTCGTGAGGCCTGATTTCCTTGGATTCGGTGGAAAGCGGGGGACGGTCCTAAATCGCTGCAGAGGCCGACATCCGGTTCCCATGGGGCCAGCGGCACCTTGAAAGGGCGGCTCTAGCCACAGGGGACAGACCCTCGGGGCGTGGGACAAGCGAGCACAGACACCGGGCAGCGGGGGTGCGCCGGGTGCCCAGGGAGCTGCCGCCGGGCACAGGGGGGCGTCGTGGTGGAAACCAGGGAAGTAATGTCCTCTGAACGCTTGTCCAGGGTTCCTCGGCCCTGGAATCCTTCACCGCCGTGTGCCAGAGGGACGGGTCCTGGGACCAGCCGCCGCCGCGCTGCAGCGGTAAGGCCTCGGCCGCCCCCGCGTCCCGCTTCCCCCCGCTGCCGCCGCCTTCTCTCCCACGGGCCGCCAGGGCTCGAATCCCAGCTCGGGCCTCTCGTGCTCTTACGGGTTCGGATGGGACCACGTAACCAGGAAGAGTGTTGCCTTTGGAAAAGTGTgacctttaaaaaacatttttccaagtGTAAAACATTTGTTGAGGATGGGAAACCGAACGCCAGACCCCCTAATGCCCAGAATGCCACCGTTACCGCGTCCCTCCTCACACACGCCTCGCACACGCGTGTAAACACATACAGGCACCAGCTGCAGGGACGGGGCTCACCAAGCTGGGGTGAGCGTGGACATTCCCATTCTGTAAGAATcacatcttttcaatatttttttcttagaaaatacatGTAAGTTGGAACAAATTCACAAAAACATGGTGAGAGCCTCTTGCCCAAATCCCCAAACTACCACTGAGGACTCGGGGCCCATCCCTCCATTCCGAGGCTGTGTACACGAACCCATTTCACTATTGGTTTGCGCACACTTCGTGCAAAGGCTTCTACACCCTGCTAGGGAAGCTGAGTATCTTCCTATCGTGAATTCACACTCACCAGGAGACAGTCGGTTCTTAGTGCGAAGGCGGCAGAGCTGGGAGCCGAGGGCCAGGTCCGCGCCCCGGCTCGGCCTCCGGAGCGGGGCGGCTGCAGCAGCTCACCTACCGGACCAGCCGCACAGCCCCGAAGTTGCGGAAAACTAAGCGTGACCCTTAAAAACGCCCCGAGAAACACATGGGTCTGTAGAGCGGTGCGCGGGGACGGCCGGGGCGTCTGGGCCGCTGCCGTGCTCCCGCCGGCAGTGCCCACAGTGGCTCCGTCCCACGAGCGCCCATTCCCACGCGGTGCGAGGTGTCCTAAGTATCTCCGGGGGGAGCCCGAGCAGCGGCCAAGCCCTCGCTGGTGCTGCCGCGCCCAGGCCGCCCCAACTGAGGCCGGGACCGCTTTCCAGGGCCCTGCAGGGCTGCTCCGCGGCCACCTCGAGGCTCCGACCAGGGCGACACGGAGCCCGAGTGGCTCAAGCCCCTCCCGCTCTGAAGGGCACCCCCGGGGCCCCGCCTCGCTGCAGCCAGGCGCTTCccgacggggtgggggtgggggggtggggcaggcctTAAAGTCGTGCCAGGGCAACGACTCCCCGCTTTGGGGAGACGCCCGACGGCGGGGGCCGCGCCACTCACCGGCCCTCCCGTGCCAGCCGTAGACTGCGGCCCTCCCGACGACCTGCCCGCCGGCCGCGTGGACTTCCTCACAGGCCCCGGGGTGACCACGTACGGAGCGGGGATCCGCTACCACTGTGACGGGAGCTTCTACGCCATGACCGCGGGCGACGGTGAGCACACCTGGTGGGCGGCGGTCGCTTGTGGCCCAGGCCCGCACGATCTGAAGATAAACGGGAGCATTTTCGGCCAAGGCCACACAAAAGATTAAAAGGCACTTCTCCCACCCGCTAAGTGAAGTATCACAGCTGAAGTGACTTTAATGTCAATTTGCAGGAATCTGAAAACAGATCTTATCTAGTAAATGACTACTACAAACACACAATATATTCCAAATGGTTTAATTTAACAAGTCAAAACCTTATCATTAAGCACTTGAGATCTTGATACATATTCAAGTTACACGTCTAAAAGGTTTCCACTTTGCAAGCAAACATGGTTAATGCAGAGACCTCCTATTTATGAAATCATGTAAAATGGTTATTCAGACACCTCTATTTCCCACTGATGCTCAAGAATCAACATTTTTCAAGGGGGTATTCAAGCAAATGACAACCACCTTACGCATGCAGTTAAACATTTCTGCTTTTCCAATGATTTGCAGGTAAATATGTGTGTGAGGCTGATGGATTCTGGACGAGCTCCAAAGGAGAAAAATCGCCCCCAGTCTGTGAGCCCGGTAATGGACACGTTTGTACGAGATTCGTAATTGATGGAAAGTAGAAGCGGGTGGGAGACGATAGCGGAGCTTTCTGGGCTTTCGCTGCGGTAGGCAGAAATGAACTTCAGCACTTGGCTCTTAGACCAAGTTGTTATTTCCAAATAATACGTTCTCATTATCCCCCTTCTGGGCGGAGAGGTTGCTAGGTGCTGACTGCGTCATTCATTTGATTATTTCTGACCTTACAACTAGGCaagcataaaaaattaaatgattttaaaaattatcttgaaccatttatacatttataaacacGAGTTCTGCTGCGGAGctgcttttcttctctgtaaaactGCTATTAAAACCCAAAGCTAATAACTTCATTATTTCCCTAAGCAATTGTTTTCAACGACATCTAGTCTTTAAACATTAATGCAATTTTGCCTTTTAAtagtacttaaaattttttttttttttttttttactagaattgGCTCTGGAGATATAGTTGAgttcagtgattaaaaaaatcagaaaggtaGTAACGTAGTCATTACTCCTGTGTTATCTGGCTCAGTTCAAAGAAAGACCCTACATCGTAGCTGACACAACATCCGCGGGTCCTATCCAAGTTCTCTGCCACAAGGAGAAACACAGTTGCTACGTTAATGAGCAGATACACAGTAAAATTTAGTCTGGAAGAATCAACTAGACCAAAAATAGGAATTCCTGGACCTGGACGTTCCTGGCTACAAGTGcaacattctgatttttaaaacatttagatgTTCAAAGGTGCAAGGAATTTTCAAATCCTGGGATAGCGACTTTAGTTCCTCTTTCCCAGAACTACAAGGTAAATACTTAATTTTACAAGTAGGAAAACAGAAGCAATGAAAAAGGTCACTTCCTTTTACTCTCTAATCACATCACCCAGTACATCAGCTCAGACAATTCCTGTTTGCCCTATTAAGTAATTTTCCCAATCGTGTAGACCAAATTATTTTAGCAAAACAAATTAGTTTCTAAAAGTTAATTTCCACTCACCTCATTTTCTGAGGCGCTAATACCAAGAGGTTTTATCGGGTCTTTGAACGGTCTTAGAGCCTCCTCACTTGCCTGTCTAGGTGGACGCCCTAATAACCCCCTGCAACCTCCGGGTGACGTCAGACCCAAATCCAACGTGGCACTAATCGCGGGGAGGTAACGCCCCTGGGTTGCTACAAAGGCTGTGTATCTGCTTCTTTCCCCAGTCTGTGGAGTATCCACTCGCACCACAGAAGGTCGTATATACGGAGGGCAGAAGGCCAAGCTGGGGGACTTTCCCTGGCAAGTCCTGTTGCTGGGCCGGACTACGGCAGCGGGCGCCCTCCTGAGGGACAACTGGATCCTAACCGCGGCCCACGCGGTGTATACACAGAAGGCAGCTGCCTCCTCCTTGGACATCAGGATGGGTGCCCTGAAGAGACTGTCGGCTCAGTACACCCAGGCCCGGGCCGAGGCCATCTTTATACACGAAGGCTACACTCCTGATGCTGGCTTTGACAACGACATAGCACTGATTAAGTTGAAGAACAGAGTTGTAATCAATAGCAACGTCCTGCCTATCTGTCTGCCAAGAAAGGAAGCGGAATCCTTCATGAGGACAGAGGACATTGGAACCGCATCTGGATGGGGATTGACCCAGAGGGGTTTTCTTGCCAGACACCTAATGTTTGTTGACATACCAATTGTCGACCATCAGAAATGTACCGCTGCGTATGAAAAGCTGTCCTACCCGGGGGGGAGGGTCACGGAGAACATGCTTTGCGCTGGCTTAGAAGGTGGGGGCAAGGACAGCTGCAGAGGGGACAGTGGGGGGGCATTAGTGTTTCTGGAcaatgagacacagagatggtTTGTGGGAGGAATAGTGTCCTGGGGTTCCACTAATTGCGGGGAAGCCAATCAGTATGGGGTGTATACCAAAgtcattaactatattccctggATCGAGaacataattaataatttttaatttgtatgtctGCATAATCAATTGATTTAATCAACCAATTCTTTAGTTAAAACATCCCTGTAAACGATCTTGGCAGCACTGTGACCGGAGAGACGTGAACACCCCCGACCACCCTACGGGCCAGACGGTCATCACAGGTGCTCCTCACCTGCCAgttttcccaccccacccccactctttgATCCAAGGGGATACAAACGATTAAGTGGCATCACCTTCCCCAATCCAACAGAAACTCACTGGTTAAATCTGCATTTACTTACTTACAAAGTCCAGTCTTTTGTACCGGATATCTACATTTCTATAAACCGCCTGTTTGTGTTCTCTACTTCTCCACCATTTGGGGCTGCTTCTCACTGATCTCTAACATGGCTTTGTGTATTATAGCAGTATTGGCGCAGGAATAACCTtggatggtgattttttttttttttttttaaattggaaacaTCTATACTTTAAGCTTAGGTATTGATCGACTCCCAGGTTTAAAAACCAGTATCACAAATTGGTGAGATACAATTTTTCACTCCTCAAATTGGCAGACGAAGAGAACATGGAACAGCACTATTTCGCATTGTTAAAGAACATCTTCTAAAGGACAATCTGGCAATAGATCTGAAAAGCCTTGACAGCATGCATGGTCTCTGACCTAGTAATTCCAatgttaataatttaatttagCTGGGAGGATGTTCGTGGTGcttggaaataacctaaataatGTTCACATACAGAAGACAGCGGAATCAAATGTGGCATTT
Encoded here:
- the MASP2 gene encoding mannan-binding lectin serine protease 2 isoform X1, which codes for MRLLLFLGLLCGWAAAAPGPVWPQPLFGRLASPGFPGAYANHQERRWALTAPPGYRLRLYFTHFHLELSYLCEYDFVKLSSGTEVLATLCGQESTDTERAPGNDTFRSPGSSLDVTFRSDYSNEQPFTGFEAFYAAEDIDECQVPPGEAPPCDHHCHNHLGGFYCSCRQGYVLHRNKRTCSALCAGQVFTGRSGVLSSPEYPQPYPKLSSCTYSIRLEEGFSIVLDFVAPFDVESHPDTLCPYDSLQVRTDKEEYGPFCGTTLPRRIETQSSAVAISFVTDQSGEHAGWRIRYSSSARPCPSPVAPPNGRIAPVQAEYVLEDRVAVSCDPGYELLRGSSALESFTAVCQRDGSWDQPPPRCSAVDCGPPDDLPAGRVDFLTGPGVTTYGAGIRYHCDGSFYAMTAGDGKYVCEADGFWTSSKGEKSPPVCEPVCGVSTRTTEGRIYGGQKAKLGDFPWQVLLLGRTTAAGALLRDNWILTAAHAVYTQKAAASSLDIRMGALKRLSAQYTQARAEAIFIHEGYTPDAGFDNDIALIKLKNRVVINSNVLPICLPRKEAESFMRTEDIGTASGWGLTQRGFLARHLMFVDIPIVDHQKCTAAYEKLSYPGGRVTENMLCAGLEGGGKDSCRGDSGGALVFLDNETQRWFVGGIVSWGSTNCGEANQYGVYTKVINYIPWIENIINNF